A genomic window from Pocillopora verrucosa isolate sample1 chromosome 7, ASM3666991v2, whole genome shotgun sequence includes:
- the LOC131773986 gene encoding Golgi-associated plant pathogenesis-related protein 1: protein MKSFSALIFVALGYVATADYREAALRQHNRLRAIHDAQRMTLDEGMNAAADRYARNLFQRFGGTTELKHSPKSSRQGQGENLASGCTTQTGVDGRSVEDAIKAWYDEVCRYNFNIHRYQSGLGHFSQLVWKDSEELGIGKYTGRRNGWTCTYIVARYRRGGNVNTPDFFRENVSKGSFRRSYCNNVSDKSEGEDLFVDAPAADDDDEASN from the exons ATGAAATCTTTCAGTGCTTTGATATTTGTTGCTTTGGGTTATGTGGCGACAGCAG ATTACAGGGAGGCAGCCTTAAGACAACACAACCGCCTGCGTGCGATTCATGACGCCCAGCGCATGACCCTCGACGAGGGGATGAATGCGGCTGCTGATCGATATGCCCGCAATCTGTTCCAGAGGTTCGGTGGAACCACCGAATTGAAACACTCCCCCAAGAGTTCCCGCCAGGGCCAGGGAGAAAATTTGGCATCAGGATGTACAACTCAAACAGGGGTTGATGGAAGGTCTGTCGAAGATGCAATTAAGGCTTG GTACGATGAAGTATGTCGATATAATTTTAACATTCATCGTTATCAGTCCGGCCTTGGGCACTTTTCCCAGTTGGTTTGGAAAGACTCAGAAGAGCTCGGAATAGGAAAATATACAGGTAGGCGGAATGGCTGGACCTGCACATATATCGTGGCTCGTTACCGAAGAGGTGGAAATGTGAACACTCCAGATTTTTTCCGcgaaaatgtttcaaagggATCCTTCAGGCGGTCCTATTGCAATAACGTGTCAGATAAATCTGAGGGAGAAGACTTATTCGTCGATGCTCCTGCAGCTGATGACGATGATGAGGCGTCTAACTGA
- the LOC131774426 gene encoding uncharacterized protein, producing the protein MKYAVILVAVFFSCAFGIDTVPSLNVTKYLGRWYQVYADPAVMVTSERNQVCVTADYSLRKDEKIGVLNRGRLCKPTGKESSITGYAYMTNPDEPGKLTLHLDGVPILASYWVVKLGPPTFGEKGLYQYSVVTDSKQIMLFVLTRDVEIFKSQYDEEVRSFLKENGFTHFYNKPVATLQDKKCLYGAEKPSPYQTVKEFLRNE; encoded by the exons ATGAAGTACGCTGTGATTCTAGTTGCTGTATTTTTCAGCTGTGCTTTCGGCATAGACACCGTTCCTTCTTTGAATGTGACAAAATATCTTGGTCGCTGGTATCAG GTATATGCCGACCCCGCAGTTATGGTTACTTCTGAGCGTAACCAAGTTTGCGTGACAGCGGATT attCACTCcggaaagatgaaaaaataggAGTTCTGAATAGAGGGAGACTCTGCAAACCGACAGGAAAGGAAAGCAGCATCACTGGGTATGCCTACATGACCAACCCCGACGAACCAGGAAAGCTAACACTGCATCTGGACGGCGTACCTATCCTCGCTTCAT ATTGGGTGGTAAAACTAGGACCACCTACGTTTGGTGAAAAAGGTCTTTACCAGTACTCTGTGGTCACAGATAGCAAGCAGATTATGTTGTTTGTGCTGACGAGAGACGTAGAAATATTCAAAAGCCAATATGATGAAGAAGTGAgaagttttttaaaggaaaacgGCTTTACTCACTTCTACAACAAGCCTGTAGCCACATTACAGGACAAGAAATGTTTGTACGGAGCTGAAAAGCCTTCTCCGTATCAGACAGTGAAAGAATTTCTTCGAAATGAATAG